A stretch of DNA from Opitutales bacterium:
CTCAGTCTCAAATCATCTACGAGCGCCATCGCCACCGTTTCGAATTTAACAACGCCTACCGCGATCAGCTCAGTTCGACCGGTTTGAAAATCTCGGGCACAAATCCCGAGCGCGACTTGGTCGAGATCGTTGAAGTCAGTGGACATCCATGGTTTGTCGGTGTCCAGTTCCACCCAGAGTTTCAATCAAAGCCCAACAAAGCGCACCCACTCTTTCGGGAGTTCGTCCGAGCAGCGCTCACGAACCAACAGCAAGCTTAGTCTTCTGCAAAGTTCTGCTCCACACCATCCAGCAGCCACTCATTATGATCTTCGATCCAGAAAAACTCCTCGTTATCGCCGGTCCATGCTCGCTGGAGACTCAAGAGCTCAGCTCGACTGTGGCCAGCAAACTGTTTCGCATCCAAAGCCGCTACCCTGATCTCAAAATCGTTTTCAAAGGTTCCTTTGATAAGGCTAACCGCACCTCACTCGACAGTGAACGCGGTCCTGGCCTGGATCATGGGTTAATCATACATCAGGCCCTCAAGGACCAATGGGGCATGCCCTGCCTCACTGATATTCATTCTGCGGCGCAGTGTGCTCCCGTCGCTGAAGTCTGCGATATCCTTCAAATCCCCGCTTTTCTCTGCCGCCAGACTGACCTGCTAGAAGCAGCGGCGGAGACCGGTGCGGTCGTCAACGTCAAGAAAGGCCAGTTTCTCTCTCCCTACGAGATGGAGTTCGTCATCAACAAACTCGAAGGCCTAGAGGCCAAAGAGATTTGGCAGACCGAACGCGGCACCACCTTCGGTTACCAAAACCTTGTCGTCGACATGCGCTCCTTCCCCATCATGAAGCAGTTCGGTCACCCCACCATCATGGACTGCACCCATGCCGTACAGATGCCGGGAGCGGGTGGCGGCAAAACCAGTGGGAAACGCGAATACGCACCCGTGCTGGCGCGTGCCGCTCTTGCCGCGGGAGCCGACGGGATCTTTATCGAAACGCACCCCGACCCCGACAACGCCATCTCTGACGGAGCCAATCAAATCCACCTCGACGACCTCGAAGACGTATTACAAAGCTGCCTTAAAATCTGGGCAGCGCTGCGTTGAATCAATTTTAGTCCATCCATCTTCCTTTTATCATGAAAACCACCCTCGAAGCCCAAGACTGGCGCTACGCCACGAAACAATTTGATCCGACGAAAAAGCTGACGGATGCACAAGTCGATTTGCTGAAGGAAACCCTCCGTCTCACACCTTCCTCCTTTGGCGTGCAGCCCTGGAAATTTGTTATGGTGGAGACTCCAGAGTTGCGTCAAAAGCTGGTCGAGCAAAGCTGGGGCCAGGCTCAGGTCGCGGATGCCTCGCACTTGTTTGTCCTCTGCCGACTGACCGAGATAACAGAAGAATGGGTACTCGCCTACATGGCAAATGCTGCCGAGACACGGGGTGTGCCACTGGAGGCAATGGATAGCTTCCGTGATGTCGTCCTTAACTTCATCAAAGGTTTAGACGACGAGCAAAAAGCAGATTGGATGAACCGCCAATCCTACATTGCACTCGGCAACCTGATGACGGTATGTGCCTACGAGGGGATCGATGCCTGCCCCATGGAAGGGTTCAACCCAGCGGGCTACTCCGAAGTGCTCAACCTACCCGAGCTTGGCCTGACCCCTGTCGTCGCCTGTCCCGTCGGATTCCGTTCGAAGGAAGACAAATACGCCGCCATCCCAAAGGTCCGCTTCCCCGCCGAGACGGTGCATCTCACCTTATAGGATTGATGTCTGAGATCCCCAACCTCACCGAACACATCGCCAAGCTGCGCGACCGCCAGCAAAACGCGATTTTTGGCCAAGAGCCCAAGCATCTCACCCCCAATATCCAAAATCCAGACCCCACGCGTAAATTGCGCTCATCGCCATTCTCCTGGTTCGCAGCAGGCGTCTTTTTTGTGCTCATTTCAGCGCAAATTATTGCGGCTCTATTTTTCTGGATTCGCTAAAAAGCAAGGGCCTATATTCTGCTGACGAAATCTAATGGTTTTAATTCTTATCGCTATCTTCGGATCAGGGGAATTCAGTTAGACTCAACACTTTTCTTCGCAAGAACTCCCCCCGATCCGTATAATTTGCGCGCATATGCTGGAACTACTCCAAGATTCCCTTCGAGTCTACAACTTCCTTTTTACCTGTCTACTTGGCCTCACACTATTCTATTGGTTGATGCTCATTGTCGGCATGGTAGATCTCGATCTCTTGTCTCCAGACGTCGATGTCGATGCTGATATCGATGTGGATATAGATCCAGATGTTGACTTAGATATGGATGCTCCTTCGAAGCCTGGAGCCGGTATACAAATTCTTCGCTTTTTTAATATTGGCGAGGTGCCTTTTATGGTGATTTTTTCCATTGCCATTATTCTGTCGTGGGCGGGAAGTGTAGTTTCAAATTACTATCTCAACCCATGGCACAGTCTTTTGCTCGGGCTTTTGATTGCTGGTTGTTCGTTCGTAATTTCTCTAATCCCCACCAAGCTCGCATCTTACCCCTTCGTCTTGTTATTTCGTCGCTTAGAAAGTAGCTCAAAGCATGCGTCACTTGAGGGGTCTATTGGCAC
This window harbors:
- the kdsA gene encoding 3-deoxy-8-phosphooctulonate synthase, which encodes MIFDPEKLLVIAGPCSLETQELSSTVASKLFRIQSRYPDLKIVFKGSFDKANRTSLDSERGPGLDHGLIIHQALKDQWGMPCLTDIHSAAQCAPVAEVCDILQIPAFLCRQTDLLEAAAETGAVVNVKKGQFLSPYEMEFVINKLEGLEAKEIWQTERGTTFGYQNLVVDMRSFPIMKQFGHPTIMDCTHAVQMPGAGGGKTSGKREYAPVLARAALAAGADGIFIETHPDPDNAISDGANQIHLDDLEDVLQSCLKIWAALR
- a CDS encoding NAD(P)H-dependent oxidoreductase — protein: MKTTLEAQDWRYATKQFDPTKKLTDAQVDLLKETLRLTPSSFGVQPWKFVMVETPELRQKLVEQSWGQAQVADASHLFVLCRLTEITEEWVLAYMANAAETRGVPLEAMDSFRDVVLNFIKGLDDEQKADWMNRQSYIALGNLMTVCAYEGIDACPMEGFNPAGYSEVLNLPELGLTPVVACPVGFRSKEDKYAAIPKVRFPAETVHLTL
- a CDS encoding DUF1449 family protein, which codes for MLELLQDSLRVYNFLFTCLLGLTLFYWLMLIVGMVDLDLLSPDVDVDADIDVDIDPDVDLDMDAPSKPGAGIQILRFFNIGEVPFMVIFSIAIILSWAGSVVSNYYLNPWHSLLLGLLIAGCSFVISLIPTKLASYPFVLLFRRLESSSKHASLEGSIGTVRTAEISEKYGQIEVIDNGSHIILNAHPFHDTEPLKKGDRALVINYDKALKKYGVSKIKPEDKL